DNA from Streptomyces sp. NBC_01260:
TGATGAAGCTCCGCGACATCCTCGGCGTGCTGCGTGAGTCGTACTGCCGCACCACCGGCATCGAGTTCATGCACATCCAGGACCCGAAGGAGCGCAAGTGGCTCCAGGACCGGGTGGAGCGTCCGCGCCCCGCACCGGAGCGCGAGGAGCAGCTGCGGATCCTGCGCCGGCTCAACGCCGCCGAGGCGTTCGAGACGTTCCTGCAGACCAAGTACGTCGGCCAGAAGCGGTTCTCGCTGGAGGGCGGCGAGTCCGTCATCCCGCTGCTCGACGCGGTCATCGACTCCGCGGCCGAGGCGCGCCTCGACGAGGTCGTCATCGGCATGGCCCACCGCGGCCGGCTGAACGTGCTGGCGAACATCGTCGGCAAGTCGTACGCGCAGATCTTCCGGGAGTTCGAGGGCAACCTCGACCCCCGCTCGATGCACGGCTCCGGCGACGTCAAGTACCACCTGGGCGCCGAGGGCACCTTCACCGGTCTGGACGGCGAGCAGATCAAGGTCTCGCTGGCCGCCAACCCCTCGCACCTGGAGGCGGTCGACCCGGTCCTGGAGGGCATCGCCCGCGCCAAGCAGGACATCATCAACAAGGCGGGCACGGACTTCACGGTCCTGCCGGTCGCACTCCACGGCGACGCGGCCTTCGCGGGCCAGGGCGTCGTCGCCGAGACGCTCAACATGTCGCAGCTGCGCGGTTACCGCACCGGTGGCACGGTGCACGTGGTGATCAACAACCAGGTCGGCTTCACCGCCGCCCCGGAGGCTTCACGCTCCTCGATGTACGCGACGGACGTCGCGCGCATGATCGAGGCGCCGATCATCCATGTCAACGGTGACGACCCGGAGGCCGTGGTCCGCGTCGCGCGGCTCGCCTTCGAGTACCGGCAGACATTCAACAAGGACGTCGTCATCGACCTCATCTGCTACCGCCGCCGCGGTCACAACGAGGGCGACAACCCGGAGTTCACCAACCCGCAGATGTACACGCTGATCGACAAGAAGCGCTCGGTGCGCAAGCTCTACACCGAGTCCCTCATCGGTCGCGGCGACATCACGCTGGAGGAGGCCGAGCAGGCGCTCCAGGACTTCCAGGGCCAGCTGGAGAAGGTCTTCGCGGAGGTCCGCGAAGCCACCTCCGCGCCGTCCCAGCCGCATGTCCCGGACGTCCAGGCCGAGTTCCCGGTGGCCGTGACCACCGCGGTGTCCTCGGAGGTCGTGAAGCTGATCGCCGAGTCGCAGGTCAACATCCCCGACGGGATCACCGTCCATCCGCGCCTGATGCCGCAGATGCAGCGCCGCGCCGCCTCGGTGGACAACGGCACCATCGACTGGGGCATGGGCGAGACGCTGGCCATCGGATCGCTGCTGATGGAGGGCACCCCGGTCCGGCTCGCCGGCCAGGACACCCGCCGCGGCACGTTCGGCCAGCGGCACGCGGTGCTCGTCGACCAGAAGACCGGCGAGGACTACACCCCGCTGCTCTACCTCTCCGAGGACCAGGCCCGGTACAACGTCTACGACTCGCTGCTCAGCGAGTACGCGGCGATGGGCTTCGAGTACGGCTACTCGCTGGCCCGCCCGGAGTCGCTGGTCATCTGGGAGGCCCAGTTCGGTGACTTCGTCAACGGCGCGCAGACCGTCGTGGACGAGTTCATCTCCTCGGCCGAGCAGAAGTGGGGCCAGACCTCCGGCGTCACGCTGCTGCTGCCGCACGGCTACGAGGGCCAGGGTCCGGACCACTCGTCCGCCCGCCCGGAGCGCTTCCTCCAGATGTGCGCGCAGGACAACATGACGGTCGCCATGCCGACGCTGCCGTCGAACTACTTCCACCTCCTGCGGTGGCAGGTACACAACCCGCACCACAAGCCGCTCATCGTCTTCACCCCGAAGTCGATGCTCCGGCTGAAGGCGGCCGCGTCGAAGGTGGAGGAGTTCACCACCGGCGGCTTCCGTCCGGTGATCGGCGACGAGTCGGTCGACCCGAACGCGGTCCGCAAGGTCGTCTTCTGCGCCGGCAAGGTCTACTACGACCTGGAGGCCGAGCGCGAGAAGCGCGGCGTCACGGACACCGCGATCATCCGTCTTGAGCGCCTGTACCCGCTGCCGGGTGCCGAGCTCCAGGCGGAGATCGCCAAGTACCCGAACGCCGAGAAGTACCTGTGGGCCCAGGAGGAGCCGGCCAACCAGGGTGCCTGGCCGTTCATCGCCCTGAACCTGATCGACCACCTGGATCTGGCCGTCGGCGCCGACGTCCCGCACGGTGAGCGCCTGCGCCGCATCTCGCGGCCGCGCGGCTCGTCCCCCGCGGTCGGCTCGGCCAAGCGTCACCAGGCCGAGCAGGCCCAGCTGGCCGACGAGGTCTTCGAGGCCTGACCGGCACCTCATGAACCGGGGGCCCGGTACCGCGAGACGATCGCGGTGCCGGGCCCTCGGTGTTGTCCCGGGTCCTCAGATGATGAGCGGCTCGAACGGCCAGAAGGCCAGGGACCCGGCCCGCACCGATTCGTCCGCCTCCCGGCAGGCGATGCTGAGCGGGTGGCCGGGGCCCAGCGCCTCGGTGGCCCGTGGACCGTTCGCCCCGCCCAGCGCGTGGGCCTCCTCGGTCCGCCCCGTCCTCATCCTGAGGATCGTCGCGTTCAGCGCGCACCCGATCGCCCACGGGTGCCCGGTCCCGACCGCCTCGGCCATCAGGACGCGGGCCCGTTCGGTCTCGTAGCCCGCGGCCTCCGGATCGCCCAGGGTCCAGCGCATCAGCCCGAGGTTGCCCTCGACGCCGATCGTGTACGGGTGCCGGTCGCCCAGCATCCGCCGGTAGCCGTCCACCACCTGTTCGTGCAGCCGCAGCGCCTGCCGGGGGTCGCCCGCCTCCCGTTCCGCGCCGGCCGCGGCCGCGGTGATCAGCAGGGTCAGCGGATCGTGCTCGCCCAGGAGCCGCAGTGAGCCGTCCCTCGTCGCGGTGAGCGCCGGAAGGGCGGAATCAGCGCCCTCCAGGGCGTACTGGCAGAGCGTCAGGTGGTACTGGGCGCGCAGCGTCTGCGGGTTGTTGCCGCCCATCCGGCGCAGATGGCGTCCGGCCGTCTCCCGCAGGGCGACCTCCGCCTCCCGGTGCCGGCCGAGCAGCCGCAGGTCCATGGCGAGGTTGATCTCCGAGTACAGCGTGGCGGGTGCCTGCGGCGGCAGGACGGACCGCCGCCGTTCCAGGGTGAGTTCGTCCTGCTCCAGTGCCTGCTGGTACCGGCCGAGCAGGCGCAGCGACACGGCGAGGTTGTTCTCCGCGTTGAGGGTCCGGGGGTCGTCCCGCCCCAGCAGCCGGCGGTCGCGGTCCCGGATCGAGACGGAGAGTTCCAAGGCCTCCTGGTAGCGGCCCAGGCCCCGCAGATCCGCGGCGAGCCCGCCGGCGGCCCGCAGGTGGTCCGGGTCCAGTTCGCCGCGCTCGGCAGCCAGGAACTCGGCGGTGGTGCGCTCCACGGCCTCGCTGGTGCGGTAGTCGCCGAGGGCGCGCAGCAGGTTGGCGTAGTGATGGCGCAGGTCCCAGATCCGGGGGTGGGCCGGGCCGAGCAGCGTCTGCCAGGATTCCATCGCGGGGGCGGCGAACCGGACGCCGCTGCCGTACTCGCCCGAAAGGTACATGTAGCGGAGGCAGTTGAGGACGAACTGTTGTACGTTCGGGTCCTCGCTGTCCAGGACCTCGGCCCATTTGAGGTGGGGGGTGAGTGCCGCGTACTCCGGCCAGCGGCCCGGGTCTGCGGGGTCGCCCGGGTCCGCGGCGGCGAGGGCGCGGCGGGCGACGTCGGCGTAGGCGCGGCGGTCGCGTTCCGGCATGTCCTTGCGGACGATCTGGTGGACCATGCGGTGCAGGTGGATCGACGCCACGGACAGGCCGCCGTCGGAGTCCTGGAACTCCAGCCACACCACCGAGTACTGGCGCAGCTGCCTGATCGCCCTGTTCCACAGGAGCGGGTCGTTCATCAGGCCGGAGAGCCGCTCGGGCAGCCCGCCCGGAGGCATGTCCCTCAGCAGCCGTACGGGGATGGAGCCGGGTGCGAAGAAGCCGCACAGGCGGAGCAGGTCGACGGACTCGGGGACGGTGTCCCTGAGCTTGTTCAGCAGTATCGACCAGGCGGTCCGGAAGGTGAGCGGGAAGTCGGCGGAGACCTTGACGACGTCCTGGTCGATGCCGCCACCGAGGAGCTCGATGTACTCCTCGACCGACATGTCGGAGTCGTTCAGCCAGCCCGCGGTCTGGTCGAGCAGCAGCGGCAGGTCCTCCAGCCCCTCGGCGAGCCGGTCGGCCTCGGTACGGGTGAGGCGCGGGGCCCGGCGGAGGATGAAGGCGACCGATTCGTCACGGTCGTAGACCGGCACCTCGACCAGGTCGCTGTTGTGGTCACCCCACTCGGGGTTGCGGGACGTGATCAGGACATGACCGGGGCCCGTCGGCACCAGGTCCCAGATCTGCTCCGGCTCGTCCGCACCGTCCAGAACCAGCAGCCAGTGGGAGTGCGGATCGCCGCGGCGCAGCGAGTCACGCACCGCGCGCAGCCGTTCGCCGTACTCGGCACCGGTCGACAGACCCAGCTCCGGGGCGAGTTCGGCGAGCTTCTGACGGTAGAGGGCACGCCGGTCGGCGGGCACCCACCACACCACGTCGTACTCGAAGCCGAACCGGTGGACATACTCGGCGGCCAGCTGCGTCTTGCCCACCCCCGGCATCCCGGACAGGGTGACGACGGCGCCGGGCCCGCCCGTGTGGAACGCCTCGCAGAGGCCGCCCAGCAACTCCTCGCGGCCGGTGAAGCGGGTGTTGCGGCGCGGCACCCCGCCCCACACCTCAGGGGTGTGGGCCGGGTGGTGGGGACCTGGCCTGGCGGCGACGTCCTCGGGCAGCGGACCGGTGGGCAGCCCCAGGCGGACGAGCAGCCGGTGCTCGGCGTCGTCGGCACCGGCGCCGTACAGCTCCAGCGGGTCCAGCAGGGAGACCGCGCCTCCCAGCGGGGTGGAGTGCGTGAACCAGATCGCCGCGAACCGGTCCCGGTCGGGGCCGACGACCTCGTGCAGGGCCCGGTCCCACGCGTCGGGGCCGTGGCCACCGAGCTGGACGTAGCGGCGGCTGAGCAGCAGCAGGATCCGGCCTCGGGAGCGTGCCAGCTCGCGCAGCCCGTCCGTCGGCGAGACGCCCGCCGGGGGGTCCCAGCGCTGTTGGCGGACCGTCACCCCGCGCCGCTCCAGGCGGTCCGCGGTCCACGCCGCCCAGGCCCGGTCGGTGTCGGCGAAACTGAGGGTGACCGCGGTGTCGGTCCCGGCCGGCGGTGCGGTGTTCCCGGACCCGTCGGGGTCCGCGCCGGGCCCCGGCAGCCACCGGCCGGGCGGGCGGACCCGGCTGCCGTCCGGGTCTGCGGACTCCTGGATGCGGCAGTGCAGTTCGTCCCTGCGGACCGGTGCGCCCCACTGGTTGGAGATGGTCAGCCGCAGCACGGCGGGCCCGGTCGCGGTGCCCGCGGTGACGAGGAACCTCGCCGGGCCGTACGTACCGCCGAAGCGGTGCAGTACGAGTCCCGGGTCGTCGAGCACCTCACAGACGAAGTGCGGGGCGCCGTCCAGGGAGACGCTGAAGGCGAGCTCCTCCTCCTCGTACGGCCAGGCCTCGCTGTCCTCCTCGTTGCGGGCGTTCAGCGGGCCGCGCAGGTCGACGCCGACACACTGGACGGCCCCGGGGCCGACCTCGCGCAGCCAGCCCACGACGGGTTCGATCAGCAGTGGCCGCTCGTCACCGTTCATGCTCGGCCTCCTCCCGTGCGCGCGGGCCGTCCGCGTACCGGCCGGTGAGGTGAAGCGTGCTGAGCGGGTGCCCGTAGTACTGGAACATCAGGCTGTAGAGCAGCCGCAGGGCGTTGCGCTGCCCCCGCTCGTCGAACGTGCCGTCGTCCCGGACCATCAGCGGAATCCCGCCCTCGGCGAGAAAGGTCTCGTGGGCCGCTGCCCGGAAGGCCCGCAGCGCGCGGGCCACCGGCCGGTCCGGGTCGGCGGTCACCGTCTCGACGAGCCGGCGGATCAGCTCGCGGGCCTCGGCGTCGCCGACCTTCCCCGCGGTGACGATGCAGCCGCCCGCCCCGTTACCGAGGAAGACCTCCGTGAAGCCCCGCAGATACTGCCGGCCGTCCCCGTCGTGGTCGAGGAAGCGGCCGGAGTGGCAGGCGTTGAGACAGACCAGCGAACCGTCCCGGCCGAGCAGGCGCATGCCGTGGTCGTGGTACTCCGCCCAGGTCACGTCCGCCAGGGTGAGGTTGCTGAGCTCCTGGTCGAAGGTTCCGTGGCAGCCCATGTAGACCAGGCCGGTCGGGTCGGCGGCGGTCTCGTCGAGGCTTCTCAGGAAGGACACGATGCCGGAGTGCGGCCGGTGTCGGTAGCCGCGGAAGACGTCCCGGTCGGCGCCCATGTCCGGGTGGAAGTAGCCGAGCACCGCACCGGCCGGGGCCGCGACATCGGTCGGGAAGTCGTCGCCGCCGCGGACCGCGTCGAACCAGCGCGCCAGGTCGACGAGCATCCCGAGCATTCCGCCGGGAAGTCCCGCCTCCGGAACCGGTGGCAGGGTGAGTGCCTCCCAGGGCAGATCGAAGCCGGTCTGGTCGAGTATCACCAGCTGAAGGGCGTCGCCGTGGACCTGCCGGCACCGGTTGATCCAGCCGGTCAACGGGCCCTGGTTCAGCGACCAGCGGCGGATCGAGCGGAGCAGCTCCGACGGCGGTTCGCCGCCCGGCCGGGCGTTGCCGAGGCTGATCGCCGCCGGGCGCCGCTGGCCGCCGCCCGAGGTGTACGGGAGCGGCGGGACGCCGCGGCACCAGGCCTCGAAGCCGAACGCCTCCGGCAGGCCCGGTGAGGGGCGCCGTCGCCGCACCCTGATGCGGGCGTACATCGTGTCGGGCGCCTGTTTGGCGTCGACGGCGACCGCGCCGAGTCCCAGCGGAGTGCCGGTACTCGCGCCGGCCGGCACGGCGGTCCGTGGGGCGGGCAGCACCTGTCCGGCCCGTCGCCCGAGGCGCCGGATCACGTCGAGGGCGTCATCGCGCACGGCTCGCCCCCTCGTCGTCGGCCTCCGCCGCGATCACGCTGCCGCCGAGTGCCTCCGCGAGTTCGGCGGGCAGCGCGGTGTACGGCCGCCGCCCCGGGTCGATCACCACGCTGTGCAGCCGGGCAGGGCTCAGGGCGCCGATCCGTTCCGCGGCCCGCACCGCGTCCGTCGTCCCGGTCCGTCCCGCCGGACCGGGGCCCAGGCGTCCGGTACGGCCCGCGGCCAGCGGCACATTGCCCCGCCCGTCGGTCACGACGACGAGCAGGGCCTCGACGAGTCCGGCGCGGTGGTGCCGGAAGGCCCGGCGCAGGGCGCTGCCGGCCTGGTCGAGGCCGTGGGCGAGCGGGGTGGCGCGGCCGGCCGGCCTGGCGAGTGCGGCGGCGATCCTCGGGTCCCTGGTGGACCGGGCGGAGAACGACCCGGCCCGCAGCTCGTTCGCCGCTCCCCGGGCACCCACCTCGACGACATGGACGGCGGCCCGGGTGACATAGGCCCACTGCAGGAAGGGTTCGAGCGCCGGGTTCCAGTCCCAGTCCCCGCGGCAGGTGTGGTCGAGTACGAGGGTGAGCGTCCGGACGGGTTCGGGTGCCCGGACGTAGCCGCGCAGGTCCTGCGGGACGATCACGAGCCGGCCCCGGCCGCCGCGTATCGCCCGGTACTTCGCGGCCTCCATCGCGGTACGGACCGGGGCGAGGTCCCACAGGTCGCGGGCCCGCCGCACCCCGACGACGGCGCCTCGGGAGGCACGGGCGCCCCCGGCCCGGCGGGCGGGTATCCGCAGCGTGGCCCCGCCGGGCCCCGGACCCGCGGTGTCCTCCGGGTACGGGGAGAAGGGACCCGGCCGGTCGCCCCGGACCGGGGCCGGGCCGAGGGAGACTGCGGTCTCCGGTTCCTGGACGAACGAGCCTGCCTCTAAGGGCCGTTCAGGGGCGGGGCGGGCGTCCGGAGGCGGACGGTCCGGGCCGGGTCCGGGAGGCCGCGGGGGCTCGTGGTCCGGGGCGGGCTCGGGCGGTGCCGACGGGCGGTGGACCGTGCGGAGGCGGATCAGCCGGGCGGCCCGGCCGACGTGGGCGGCGGTGACGTGGGCGCCGGCGATGTTCCCGGCGGCGACGTGGAGCGGGGCGTCGTCGGCGGTACCGGGGCCGGGGGGTGTCTGCTCGGCACCGTCCAGCCGGGCCAGGGCGCGTGCGATGCGGCCGAGTGCGAGGGCTCTGCGGTGTCCGAGTCCCTCCTGGTCGTCCAGGTGCTCCAGCACCGACGCGGCGAACCCGTCGGTGAGCGGGGCGGGCGGCCGCGGGGTGCGCGGGCTCAGCGCGGTGGCCCAGGCGGCGGGGAGCGGGCCGAGCGGGTCGGGGCCCGGCAGGGGCCGCAGACCGGGAACGCCGAGCCGGACCGGGAAGCGGTCCAGGAGGTGCGGTGAGAGGTGCGCGGCATCCTCGGCCCGGCAGAACGCCAGCCACCGGGCGCGGGGCGTCCAGCTGCGGCGGATGCCGGAGTGTTCGAGGGTGGCGGTGTCCGCGCCGAGGAGCTGGACGGCGGCCCGCATCCCCGGAACGCTCAGCCGGGCCAGGTCGGGCACGACGACGAGCGGCGGGCGGGCCGCCGTCTCGGCCAGCGGTCCGGGCCCGAGGGTGAACTCGATCCCGCCCGCGCCCCGCCGCACCAGGGGCCGCAACCACAGGTCCTCGTCGGCGGTCGCCGCGTCGAGCGTCGTGCGGGGCACCCCGGTCCCCGGCGGCAGGCCACCGGCCACGCCGAGCACCTCGGCGAACACCGTGGCCACGGCGGGGACATGCTCCGGGGGCAGGTCGAAGAGCAGGACACCCGTGAGTGCCGGTTCCAGCGCGGAGCAGACGAGCGCGGTCAGCAGCCGGTGGGAGGCATCGTCCCGTTCCCCCGGGTCCTGGGTCCGCGTCGGCCGGGCGGACACGCGCTCAGCCGAACAGGCCGGCGAGGACGGCGTACTCCTCCGGCCCCCAGGCGAACTCCGCGCCGTGGGCGGATTCGGGCCTGCGGTGCCGCAGCGCGAGCGGCAGCACCCGGTGCACGTGCCGGGGCTCCACCCGCCGCGCCGACTCCCTGGCGGCCAGCGCGCGGGCGGCCTTGGCCACCAGGAGGTCGCCGCGTTGCCCGACGGCGCCGGACAGGGCGGCCGCCTCGGCACAGAGCCTGCTGACGTCCTCCTCCAGCCGGACCTCCGTCAGCCGCTCGCGGGCCGCCAGCAGCCGCTCGCGCAGCCGCCCGTTCTCCTCATGGGCGGCCCGCAGCCAGGCGGAGTCCACGGCTTCGAGCTCTTCCTCGAAGGTGAGCACGATGGTGATCATCCGGTGGCGCTCCTCGATGTCCAGCTCGGCCGCCGTGACCATGAGCCCGAAGCGGTCGAGCAGTTGGGCGCGCAGACTGCCCTCCTCCGGATTCATCGTGCCGACGAGCCCGAAGGAGACATGGGTCTCGGTGTCGATGCCCTCGCGCTGCACGGACAGCACCCCGGTGGAGACCACGTCCAGGATGATGTTGACGATGTGGTCGTCGAGGAGGTTGACCTCGTCGACGTACAACATCCCCTTGGCATGGGCCTCTTCGAGCAGCCCGGCCTGTCGCCTGGCCTCGCCGCGCATCAGCGCGTCCAGCTCCCAGCCACCGAGCACCCGGTCGTCGGTCGCGTTGATCGGCAGGGTGACGGGCAGCCTGCCGCCGGTCATCAGCGCGAAGGCGCGGACGACGGTGGACTTGGCCGTGCCGCGCTGTCCCGCGATCAGTACGCCGCCGATGCCCGGGGCGATGAAGTTCAGCTCCAGGGCGAGCTTCAGCTCGTCCTGCCCGACGACGCGGCTGTACGGGAGGATCGGGACCGCCCGCGCCGGCTCGCTCATGAAGGCGTCACCGTGGTGGTGGCCCGCTCCTCGCGTCCCGGCTGCCAGCGGAAGGTGACCTGGATCTGCGCCTCCGCACCGGCCTTCACGACGGCCGCCATCCCGGCCTCGAAGGTGATGCCGACCTGGAGCTCGATCTCGTCGGGCCGCAGCCCCTGCCCCAGGTCACCGAGCCTGCGCATGGCCTGGGAGGCGCACCGGCGTGCGAGGTCGAGGCCGTCCCCGTACAGATCGCCCGCCGTGCCCAGAGCGCGTCGGGCGGCGCCCGCGGCGTCCCGGGTCTCCTCGCTGTCGTACAGCGAGTCCACATCGGTGGCGGGCATCCCGGCCCGGGTGTACGCCTCGGCGTCCACCACGACCGGGATCGGACCGTCCTCCCCTGGTGCCACACCACCCACAACGACCGTCATGCGCGCCCCCTGAATGACCAACCGGCTGGTTTCACAAGGTTACTGACGGACACTCATGTCCCGCATGGGTTCCGGGCAGGTGCTCAGATCATCTGTGGCTCGAAGTCCCAGAACGGCCGGTTGCGGGACCTTGCGGAGACGGTGTGGACGTGCTGGGCGCCCAAGGTGGTCGCCAGATCGTCGAGCGCCTCCGTCTCGACCTTGTCCGCCCGCTGGCGGTCGCGGAGTCCGCGCAGATCGGCCGCGTGCGCGATGCGGGCGGTCAGGGTCAGCGGGTGGGTCCTGCCGAGGGTCTCGGTGGCCCGGGTGACGACCGAGTCCGTCAGCGCGGCGGCGGACTCGGGGTCGCCCACGAGATTGCGCAGCGCCGCGGCGTTGACCGCACAGCCGAGCGTCCAGGGGTGGTTCTCGCCCACCGCCCGGCCCATGTCCACGAGCACCTCCTCCAGGAGGTGGTACGCGTGGTCCCGCTCCCCGACGTTGCGCAGGATCAGCGCGTGGTTGCCACGGGTGCCCGCCACATAGGGGTGCTGGTCGCCCAGCATGTCCACGTACCCCTGCACGACCTTCTCGCTTATGGCGCGGGCCTGGTCGATGTCGGCGTGCTCCCGGGCGAAGAAGCTCTGGCTGGTCGCGAACATCATGGTGAGCGGGTCATCCTCACCGAGTACCCGCTCGCCCCGCTCCAGCACCCGGCTGAACAACGCCGCCGCCTGCCTCCGCTCACCCGAGCGGTAATGGCAGAGCGCGAGGTTGTGCTCGGCCTGCAGGGTCTGCGGGTTGTCCTGGCCCATGACGATCCGGTGCACGCGGACGCTCTGGCTCTGGAGCGATTCCGCCTCGGCGTACCGGCCGAGGAGGCGCAGGTCGGTGGTGTAGTTGACCTCGGAGTAGAGGGTCCAGCTGTGGCGCGCGCGGAGCAGCTGCCGACGCGCCTCCAGGGTGCGCCGGTTGAGTTCCAGCGACTCCTCGTACCGCCCGAGCAGACGCAGGGACATACCCAGGTTGTTCTGCGCGCTGAGCGTGCGCGAGTCCTGTTCCCCCAGCAGTTCGCGGTACGAGGCAAGGATCCAGCCGGACATCTCGTGCGCCTCGTCGTACCGCCCGAGGCCGCGCAGGTCGGCCGCGAGGCCGCCGGCGGCGCGCAGGTGCTCCAGGTCCTGGGCGCCGCGTTCGGTGCGCAAGTGATCGACGGCGGCCCGCTCGATTGCCTCGGTTCCGGCGTAGTCGCCGACCGCGCGCAGCAGGTTGGCGTAGTTGTAGCTGAGGTCCCAGACCCGGGGGTGGTTCTCGCCCAGCAGCTCGCCCCAGGCCTTCATGGCACGGGAGCCCAGCTTGATGCCGGCCCGGTACTCCCCGGAGAGGTACATGTAGCGCAGGCAGTTGAGCACCAGCGAGTGCACCGCGGGGTCTGCGCTGCGCAGCACGTCGGCCCACTTCAGGTGCGGGGTGATCTCGGCGTATCCGGGCCACAGCCGGGTGTCGGTGGGGCGGCCCGGGTCCGCGGAGGCGAGCGCCCGGCGGACCACGTCGGTGAATTCCTCGCGGTCGCGCTCCGGCATGTCCTTGCGGACGATCTGGTGGACCATGCGGTGCAGATAGATCGACTCGCCGGAGGACGTCTCGTCGATGACGGACTCGTGGGACTCCAGGCGGACCACGGAGTACTGGCGCAGCTGGCTGATCGCCCTGTTCCAGAGCAGCGGGTCGTTCATCAGGCCGGAGAGCTGCTCGGGCAGCTCGCCCGGTGGCATCTCCTTCAGCAGCCGTACGGGGATGGAGCCGGGAGCGAAGAAGCTGCACAGGCGGAGCAGGTCGACGGACTCGGGGACGGTGTCCCTGAGCTTGTTCAGCAGTATCGACCAGGCGGTCTGGAAGGCCAGCGGGAAGTCGGCGGAGACCTTGACGACGTCCTGGTCGATGCCGCCGCCGAGAAGCTCGATGTACTCCTCGACCGACATGTCGGAGTCGTTCAGCCAGCCCGCGGTCTGGTCGAGCAGCAGCGGCAGGTCCTCCAGCGCCTCGGCGAGCCGGTCGGCCTCGGTACGGGTGAGGCGCGGGGCCCGGCGGAGGATGAAGGCGACCGATTCGTCACGGTCGTAGACCGGCACCTCGACCAGGTTGCTGTTGTGCTCGCCCCACTCGGGGTTGCGGGACGTGATCAGGACATGACCGGGGCCCGTCGGCACCAGGTCCCAGATCTGCTCCGGCTCGTCCGCACCGTCCAGAACCAGCAGCCAGTGGGAGTGCGGATCGCCGCGGCGCAGCGAGTCACGCACCGCGCGCAGCCGTTCGCCGTACTCGGCGCCGGTGGACAGGCCCAGCTCCGGGGCGAGTTCGGCGAGCTTCTGACGGTAGAGGGCACGCCGGTCGGCGGGCACCCACCACACCACGTCGTACTCGGAGCCGAACCGGTAGACGTACTCGGCGGCCAGCTGTGTCTTGCCCACCCCCGACATGCCGTGCAGCGTGACGACGCCCGCACCGGCCCCGGCGTCCTGAAGGGCCGTGTAGGCCTTGCTGAGCAGTTCCTCGCGGCCGGTGAAGCGGGTGTTGCGGCGCGGCACCCCGCCCCACACCTCAGGGGTGTCGGCCGGGTAGCGCGGGCCCGGCCGCGCCGCGGCGGACTCGGGCAGCGGGTCGGTGGGCAGTCCCAGGCGGACGAGCAGCCGGCGCTCGGCCTCGTCCGTGCCGACGTTCGTCAGGTCCGCGGCGCCGAAGAC
Protein-coding regions in this window:
- a CDS encoding multifunctional oxoglutarate decarboxylase/oxoglutarate dehydrogenase thiamine pyrophosphate-binding subunit/dihydrolipoyllysine-residue succinyltransferase subunit gives rise to the protein MSSQSPSNSSISTDQASPGSNPAAAFGPNEWLVDEIYQQYLQDPSSVDRAWWDFFADYKPGTSGTADKPVPGVAAAGAAAPTAPAVTAPTATNHTAPAAPAQPVAQAPAAPAAPAPSPAAPAPAAPAAPAKAAPAPAAKAAAAPATEAPAGPEYVTLRGPSAAVAKNMNASLELPTATSVRAVPVKLLFDNRIVINNHLKRARGGKISFTHLIGYAMVQALKAMPAMNYSFAQKDGKPTLVKPEHVNLGLAIDLVKPNGDRQLVVAAIKQAETLNFFEFWQAYEDIVRRARNGKLGMDDFTGVTASLTNPGGIGTVHSVPRLMPGQGLIMGVGAMDYPAEFQGTSQDTLNKLGISKVMTLTSTYDHRVIQGAASGEFLRILSQLLLGENDFYDEIFKALRIPYEPVRWLKDIDASHDDDVTKAARVFELIHSYRVRGHVMADTDPLEYRQRKHPDLDITEHGLTLWDLERDFAVGGFAGQTLMKLRDILGVLRESYCRTTGIEFMHIQDPKERKWLQDRVERPRPAPEREEQLRILRRLNAAEAFETFLQTKYVGQKRFSLEGGESVIPLLDAVIDSAAEARLDEVVIGMAHRGRLNVLANIVGKSYAQIFREFEGNLDPRSMHGSGDVKYHLGAEGTFTGLDGEQIKVSLAANPSHLEAVDPVLEGIARAKQDIINKAGTDFTVLPVALHGDAAFAGQGVVAETLNMSQLRGYRTGGTVHVVINNQVGFTAAPEASRSSMYATDVARMIEAPIIHVNGDDPEAVVRVARLAFEYRQTFNKDVVIDLICYRRRGHNEGDNPEFTNPQMYTLIDKKRSVRKLYTESLIGRGDITLEEAEQALQDFQGQLEKVFAEVREATSAPSQPHVPDVQAEFPVAVTTAVSSEVVKLIAESQVNIPDGITVHPRLMPQMQRRAASVDNGTIDWGMGETLAIGSLLMEGTPVRLAGQDTRRGTFGQRHAVLVDQKTGEDYTPLLYLSEDQARYNVYDSLLSEYAAMGFEYGYSLARPESLVIWEAQFGDFVNGAQTVVDEFISSAEQKWGQTSGVTLLLPHGYEGQGPDHSSARPERFLQMCAQDNMTVAMPTLPSNYFHLLRWQVHNPHHKPLIVFTPKSMLRLKAAASKVEEFTTGGFRPVIGDESVDPNAVRKVVFCAGKVYYDLEAEREKRGVTDTAIIRLERLYPLPGAELQAEIAKYPNAEKYLWAQEEPANQGAWPFIALNLIDHLDLAVGADVPHGERLRRISRPRGSSPAVGSAKRHQAEQAQLADEVFEA
- the fxsT gene encoding FxSxx-COOH system tetratricopeptide repeat protein, producing the protein MNGDERPLLIEPVVGWLREVGPGAVQCVGVDLRGPLNARNEEDSEAWPYEEEELAFSVSLDGAPHFVCEVLDDPGLVLHRFGGTYGPARFLVTAGTATGPAVLRLTISNQWGAPVRRDELHCRIQESADPDGSRVRPPGRWLPGPGADPDGSGNTAPPAGTDTAVTLSFADTDRAWAAWTADRLERRGVTVRQQRWDPPAGVSPTDGLRELARSRGRILLLLSRRYVQLGGHGPDAWDRALHEVVGPDRDRFAAIWFTHSTPLGGAVSLLDPLELYGAGADDAEHRLLVRLGLPTGPLPEDVAARPGPHHPAHTPEVWGGVPRRNTRFTGREELLGGLCEAFHTGGPGAVVTLSGMPGVGKTQLAAEYVHRFGFEYDVVWWVPADRRALYRQKLAELAPELGLSTGAEYGERLRAVRDSLRRGDPHSHWLLVLDGADEPEQIWDLVPTGPGHVLITSRNPEWGDHNSDLVEVPVYDRDESVAFILRRAPRLTRTEADRLAEGLEDLPLLLDQTAGWLNDSDMSVEEYIELLGGGIDQDVVKVSADFPLTFRTAWSILLNKLRDTVPESVDLLRLCGFFAPGSIPVRLLRDMPPGGLPERLSGLMNDPLLWNRAIRQLRQYSVVWLEFQDSDGGLSVASIHLHRMVHQIVRKDMPERDRRAYADVARRALAAADPGDPADPGRWPEYAALTPHLKWAEVLDSEDPNVQQFVLNCLRYMYLSGEYGSGVRFAAPAMESWQTLLGPAHPRIWDLRHHYANLLRALGDYRTSEAVERTTAEFLAAERGELDPDHLRAAGGLAADLRGLGRYQEALELSVSIRDRDRRLLGRDDPRTLNAENNLAVSLRLLGRYQQALEQDELTLERRRSVLPPQAPATLYSEINLAMDLRLLGRHREAEVALRETAGRHLRRMGGNNPQTLRAQYHLTLCQYALEGADSALPALTATRDGSLRLLGEHDPLTLLITAAAAGAEREAGDPRQALRLHEQVVDGYRRMLGDRHPYTIGVEGNLGLMRWTLGDPEAAGYETERARVLMAEAVGTGHPWAIGCALNATILRMRTGRTEEAHALGGANGPRATEALGPGHPLSIACREADESVRAGSLAFWPFEPLII